The following are encoded together in the Bacteroidales bacterium MB20-C3-3 genome:
- a CDS encoding beta-ketoacyl synthase chain length factor → MKIDTNLVIHGAAGVSSVEPDYKEFILDAGLRRRMSRVIRMSVAAAIMTLKDAGIDKIDAIVTGTGWGCLADTEKFLISIIQNQERLLNPSAFIQSTSNTVGAQIALMRGDKHYNSTYVHGSSSFESALFDSSLLINEGKGCVLTGGFDELTPTKSHLLGRMGMWRHNKGGEGAAFFLLGSSPEGNIRGIIRSIEIFPMHYSETEIFESLISVRDLDALYMCGNEVIRGLLESEGCKTENYKEITGEYPTASAYALLIALERLSSGSCSKVILVNKYVKDPATLIEVTK, encoded by the coding sequence ATGAAGATAGATACAAATCTTGTTATACACGGAGCAGCCGGAGTCTCTTCAGTTGAGCCTGATTACAAGGAGTTTATCCTGGATGCAGGTTTGAGAAGAAGGATGAGCAGGGTGATACGGATGAGTGTTGCAGCTGCAATAATGACACTTAAGGATGCTGGTATTGATAAAATTGATGCAATAGTTACAGGGACAGGATGGGGTTGCCTTGCCGATACTGAAAAGTTCCTTATATCAATTATACAGAATCAGGAGAGACTGCTTAACCCATCTGCCTTTATTCAAAGCACTTCAAATACGGTTGGTGCTCAAATTGCGTTAATGAGGGGAGATAAACACTATAACAGTACCTATGTTCACGGGAGCAGTTCTTTTGAATCTGCTCTTTTTGACTCTTCGCTTTTGATAAACGAGGGAAAAGGATGCGTTTTGACAGGTGGTTTTGATGAATTAACTCCAACCAAAAGTCATCTTCTGGGCAGAATGGGTATGTGGAGGCATAATAAAGGGGGAGAGGGGGCTGCCTTCTTTCTGCTCGGCTCTTCTCCGGAGGGTAATATCAGGGGTATAATTAGATCCATTGAGATATTCCCTATGCATTACAGCGAAACAGAGATTTTTGAGTCTCTAATCTCCGTGAGGGATCTCGATGCTCTTTATATGTGTGGAAATGAGGTAATAAGGGGGTTATTAGAGAGTGAAGGGTGTAAAACTGAAAATTACAAAGAGATTACAGGGGAGTACCCGACAGCTTCTGCATATGCTCTTTTAATAGCATTGGAAAGGCTATCTTCAGGATCATGCTCCAAAGTAATTTTAGTGAATAAATATGTTAAGGATCCAGCCACACTGATTGAAGTTACAAAATGA
- a CDS encoding hydroxymyristoyl-ACP dehydratase, which produces MGVFEKAVVFGEQMVELIPQRTPFVFVDAFYGENNTLFQAGFTPDEGNYFVVDGYLTEPGVIEHMAQSAAASSGWSYRERGEKIPVGFIGAVADFELKYLPVCGAEIRTNIRFSGEFGGISLVEAESFQNGETFAKGKLKIFIDKEKE; this is translated from the coding sequence ATGGGAGTATTTGAGAAAGCCGTAGTATTTGGAGAGCAGATGGTTGAACTTATTCCGCAAAGAACTCCTTTTGTGTTTGTTGATGCTTTTTACGGGGAGAACAATACCCTCTTTCAGGCTGGTTTTACTCCGGATGAGGGTAACTACTTTGTAGTGGATGGATATCTTACCGAGCCGGGAGTTATTGAGCATATGGCGCAGTCTGCCGCTGCTTCAAGCGGATGGAGTTACAGGGAGAGAGGGGAGAAGATCCCTGTTGGTTTTATTGGTGCAGTTGCCGATTTTGAATTGAAGTATTTACCAGTCTGTGGTGCAGAGATAAGAACAAACATAAGATTCTCAGGAGAGTTTGGGGGTATATCACTGGTGGAGGCTGAGAGTTTTCAGAATGGTGAGACCTTTGCAAAAGGTAAACTGAAGATATTTATTGATAAAGAAAAGGAATAA
- a CDS encoding outer membrane lipoprotein carrier protein LolA translates to MRSQNGILSNTEVAVFLDVLAKRASEVTALSARFEQVKRMEMIKGELVSHGKFLYSKENKIAFMYEKPGKYSMIMNGSYMKMVTASGTSTMNLSANPVMKQMQELITAVFTGELKESANYDIVFSMAADKINASVKPKSARLQSVISIINIVFSKDSGDILEISVKEGSGGTTNYRFFDQTINQNIDNEIFRIN, encoded by the coding sequence ATGCGCTCACAGAATGGAATACTTAGTAATACAGAAGTTGCCGTGTTCCTTGATGTGCTAGCTAAGAGGGCTTCAGAGGTTACTGCTCTCTCTGCCCGTTTTGAACAGGTTAAAAGGATGGAGATGATAAAGGGAGAGTTAGTCTCTCATGGTAAATTTCTCTATTCAAAGGAGAATAAAATAGCATTTATGTACGAGAAGCCAGGTAAATATTCGATGATTATGAACGGCTCTTATATGAAAATGGTAACAGCCTCCGGCACTTCAACAATGAATTTGTCGGCAAATCCGGTGATGAAGCAGATGCAGGAGCTCATAACTGCTGTCTTTACCGGAGAGCTAAAGGAATCGGCCAATTATGACATTGTGTTTAGCATGGCAGCCGATAAAATTAACGCTTCTGTAAAACCTAAATCAGCCAGATTGCAATCAGTAATATCAATTATTAACATTGTGTTTAGTAAAGATTCAGGTGACATTTTGGAAATCTCTGTAAAGGAGGGATCAGGAGGTACCACAAATTACAGATTCTTTGATCAGACAATTAACCAAAATATTGATAATGAGATATTCAGGATTAATTAG
- a CDS encoding beta-ketoacyl-[acyl-carrier-protein] synthase family protein — protein MVNNVYVAGLGCISALGCGVGKQIESLVSGESGIVPLTLFETMHEVVAGEVALSNTELSEMLGLSPGKEYSRTTLLGLTAAKEALEDSGLNPSEHRIGLISATSVGGMDVSEQFYREYLPDNRRGRLRQLIGHDCGASTQFIYDHLGLNSFCTTINTACSSANNAIMLGTRMIKAGMLDAVIAGGTDALCRFTVNGFSSLGILDSKNCRPFDATREGLNLGEGAGYLLLVSEKIMSVKRYSRVAGYSNANDAFHQTASSASGEGAYMAMSGAIEMSNIDKCDIGYINVHGTGTPNNDSSEAIAMKRLFGDKIPPYSSTKGFTGHTLGAAGGIESLFTVLSVYGGYIWPNLNFSEMMDECDVPPQTTLKRGVHIRSAMTNSFGFGGNCTTLIFDKV, from the coding sequence ATGGTAAATAATGTCTATGTTGCAGGTTTAGGATGCATCTCTGCACTGGGTTGTGGAGTAGGAAAGCAAATCGAGTCTCTTGTTTCAGGGGAGAGTGGCATTGTCCCTTTAACTCTTTTTGAAACTATGCATGAGGTTGTAGCCGGTGAGGTGGCTTTATCAAATACAGAACTTAGTGAAATGCTGGGATTATCTCCCGGAAAGGAGTATTCCAGAACTACTTTGCTGGGACTTACCGCAGCAAAAGAGGCGCTGGAAGATTCTGGTCTGAACCCTTCAGAACACAGAATCGGTCTTATCTCTGCTACCTCTGTAGGTGGTATGGATGTCAGTGAGCAATTTTACAGGGAGTACCTGCCGGACAACAGAAGAGGAAGATTGAGGCAGCTTATAGGACACGATTGCGGGGCATCAACTCAGTTTATTTATGACCATCTTGGCCTTAACAGTTTTTGTACAACAATTAATACAGCCTGCTCTTCTGCTAATAATGCCATAATGCTGGGAACCAGAATGATTAAGGCTGGTATGCTGGATGCTGTAATTGCAGGTGGCACAGACGCATTATGCAGATTTACAGTAAATGGGTTTTCATCGTTGGGTATTCTTGACAGCAAAAACTGCAGGCCCTTTGATGCAACCAGAGAGGGGCTGAATCTTGGAGAGGGGGCAGGTTATCTATTGTTGGTATCTGAGAAAATTATGAGTGTTAAAAGGTACAGCAGGGTAGCTGGCTATTCAAATGCAAATGATGCTTTTCATCAAACAGCCTCTTCTGCAAGTGGTGAGGGTGCCTATATGGCAATGAGCGGAGCTATTGAGATGAGTAATATTGATAAATGTGACATTGGGTATATCAATGTTCACGGAACAGGAACTCCTAACAACGACTCTTCTGAAGCAATAGCAATGAAGAGATTGTTTGGGGATAAAATACCCCCTTATAGTTCTACAAAGGGATTTACCGGACACACTCTTGGAGCAGCAGGCGGTATTGAGTCACTCTTTACCGTTCTCTCAGTTTACGGGGGGTATATATGGCCAAATCTAAACTTCTCAGAGATGATGGATGAGTGTGATGTTCCGCCTCAAACAACTCTTAAGAGAGGGGTGCACATCCGATCTGCGATGACTAATTCGTTTGGCTTTGGAGGGAATTGTACTACGCTAATTTTTGATAAGGTTTAG
- a CDS encoding beta-ketoacyl synthase N-terminal-like domain-containing protein, translating into MDKGRVTNRAYIVSDSILSPLGLGTDENMRRVSLYQSGVTEIDDKSLYSSPFMAARIIDDSNALNVDGIPDDATILEKRVIAAVYNASSLLSSDKGDEILPRSQLIFATTKGNIDVISGIEEDLDQRAFLGYSAKRIAGWLGMEREPIVISSACISGVNAIIEGSRLIENNLSDNVVVVGADLLTRFVISGFESFKSVSSKICRPYDINRDGLNLGEAVGVVILSSDRGLCRDSDPVIVEGGAITNDANHLSAPSRSGDGLGTAMIRAMEDACVSPENISFINAHGTSTLYNDEMESKAVHFASLQDVPVQSLKPFFGHTLGASGVVEAIASAWQIRNSLLFGTLGFSEPGVPMELRLTAHHKELPLYRCVKSASGFGGCNAAIVMALESSSVNKYRSGASGWREIAAFELSGDSDFDTVIREKYKELDMKDIKFFKMDGMSRLGVIGAASLLRIAGDLSETDPFNIGFMLSNNSSSLETDIKHQKLIDQGGDLAASPAVFVYTLPNIVIGEISIRNKFKGENLFFVSNNMREESLFDYQLKLAESSRLEMVVCGWCEYLRGSYDLSFKLFKREIYGK; encoded by the coding sequence ATGGATAAAGGAAGAGTAACAAACAGGGCATATATCGTATCTGACTCAATTCTCTCTCCGTTAGGTTTGGGAACCGATGAGAATATGAGAAGGGTCTCACTCTATCAGTCCGGGGTGACGGAGATTGATGATAAATCACTTTACTCATCTCCCTTCATGGCTGCAAGGATAATTGATGATTCTAATGCCCTTAATGTTGATGGAATTCCTGATGATGCAACTATTCTGGAAAAGAGAGTAATTGCAGCTGTGTACAATGCCTCTTCATTGCTCTCTTCAGATAAAGGTGATGAAATTCTACCCCGTTCCCAGCTAATCTTTGCTACAACAAAAGGCAATATTGATGTTATTTCAGGTATTGAAGAGGATTTAGATCAAAGGGCATTTTTGGGATACAGTGCAAAGAGAATAGCCGGATGGCTTGGGATGGAGAGGGAGCCGATAGTAATTTCCAGTGCCTGTATTTCCGGTGTCAATGCAATTATAGAGGGCTCAAGGCTGATTGAGAATAATTTATCTGATAATGTAGTAGTTGTAGGAGCTGATCTCCTGACAAGATTTGTTATCTCTGGGTTTGAATCTTTTAAATCTGTTAGCTCTAAGATTTGTCGTCCCTATGACATAAACAGAGATGGGCTGAATCTGGGAGAGGCTGTGGGAGTAGTCATACTCTCATCTGACAGGGGTTTGTGCAGAGATTCAGATCCTGTGATAGTAGAGGGGGGGGCGATTACAAATGATGCAAATCATCTCTCTGCTCCCTCCAGAAGCGGAGATGGCCTTGGCACAGCTATGATAAGGGCAATGGAGGATGCCTGTGTGTCACCTGAAAATATATCATTTATAAATGCTCATGGCACATCAACCCTTTATAATGATGAAATGGAGTCTAAGGCAGTCCATTTTGCATCTTTGCAAGATGTACCTGTACAGAGCCTGAAACCTTTTTTTGGTCATACACTGGGTGCCTCAGGTGTGGTGGAGGCTATTGCATCGGCCTGGCAAATCAGAAACTCGCTGCTTTTTGGGACTCTGGGATTCAGCGAACCGGGGGTTCCTATGGAGCTTAGACTAACTGCTCACCATAAGGAGTTGCCCTTGTACAGATGTGTAAAGAGCGCTTCGGGTTTTGGAGGATGCAATGCAGCAATTGTGATGGCTCTTGAGTCATCTTCTGTAAATAAATACAGATCAGGTGCATCCGGGTGGAGGGAGATTGCCGCTTTTGAACTTAGTGGTGACAGCGATTTTGATACTGTTATCCGTGAAAAATATAAGGAGCTTGATATGAAAGATATTAAGTTCTTCAAAATGGATGGTATGTCAAGACTTGGGGTGATTGGAGCTGCTTCACTCCTGAGAATTGCCGGAGATCTGTCTGAAACAGACCCTTTTAATATTGGTTTTATGCTTTCTAATAACTCCTCATCTCTTGAGACTGATATAAAACATCAGAAACTTATTGATCAGGGGGGAGATCTTGCCGCCAGTCCTGCAGTTTTTGTTTACACCTTGCCAAACATTGTTATTGGGGAAATTTCAATTAGAAATAAATTCAAAGGGGAGAATCTTTTCTTTGTAAGTAATAATATGAGAGAGGAGTCTCTTTTTGATTACCAGCTTAAACTGGCAGAGAGTTCCAGACTTGAAATGGTAGTGTGTGGATGGTGTGAGTATCTCCGGGGGAGCTATGATCTCTCTTTTAAACTCTTCAAAAGGGAAATTTATGGTAAATAA
- a CDS encoding polysaccharide deacetylase family protein codes for MIYLLIVIVTLVLSFLITAIFRMDMGIYLRSYCRERNEGMKSVMLTFDDGPHPDYTPMVLDVLRERGVKAVFFLIGENAIENPQIVRRIADEGHMIGIHSLRHTPEFTISSKKLVKRDLNATIKILEELTGGKIKLFRPPYGVTNPSIGGAVKDLGLLSVGWSLRSFDTIADSDTEKVMERIKRGMHDGAIILLHDRLPFSAKLIEKILDYLETTGYEAKLYRRVL; via the coding sequence ATGATATACCTTCTGATAGTAATTGTTACTCTGGTTCTCTCCTTTCTGATTACTGCAATTTTCAGAATGGATATGGGTATATATCTAAGATCCTATTGCAGGGAGAGAAACGAGGGGATGAAGAGTGTTATGCTTACATTTGATGATGGTCCTCATCCGGATTATACTCCAATGGTTCTTGATGTTCTAAGGGAGAGAGGTGTAAAGGCAGTTTTCTTTCTGATAGGTGAGAATGCAATTGAGAATCCTCAGATAGTAAGAAGAATTGCAGATGAGGGGCACATGATAGGTATACACTCATTAAGACACACTCCGGAATTTACCATATCATCAAAAAAGCTGGTTAAAAGGGATCTTAATGCTACAATAAAAATTCTCGAAGAGTTGACAGGTGGGAAAATTAAACTATTCAGACCTCCATATGGTGTTACTAATCCATCAATAGGAGGAGCAGTTAAAGATTTGGGACTTTTAAGCGTAGGCTGGAGTTTGAGAAGCTTTGATACAATTGCTGACTCAGACACAGAAAAGGTTATGGAGAGGATTAAAAGGGGGATGCACGATGGAGCAATTATTCTTTTGCATGATCGTCTGCCTTTCAGTGCAAAACTAATTGAAAAAATACTTGATTATTTAGAAACAACAGGATATGAGGCAAAATTGTACAGGAGGGTTTTATAG
- a CDS encoding acyl-CoA thioesterase — MRKNRGLNKPALIHRHRIEIRFSEVDSMNIVWHGNYVKFFEDGRESFGKHYGIGYLDIYAAGYTAPVVELQCAYIQPLKYGDSAVIETRFINLPSAKVRFEYDIFRESDNTLVATGFSMQVFLDKDGNLEWNNPEFYLNWKRKWIKEE; from the coding sequence ATGAGAAAAAACAGAGGTCTCAACAAGCCTGCGCTTATTCACAGGCATAGAATTGAGATTAGGTTCTCCGAGGTTGACTCTATGAACATTGTCTGGCATGGCAATTATGTAAAGTTTTTTGAAGATGGCAGAGAGTCATTTGGAAAGCACTATGGTATTGGTTATCTAGATATTTACGCAGCAGGATATACCGCACCTGTAGTGGAGTTGCAGTGTGCATATATTCAGCCTTTAAAATATGGTGATTCTGCTGTAATAGAGACCAGATTCATTAATCTCCCCTCAGCTAAGGTAAGGTTTGAGTATGATATTTTCAGAGAGAGTGATAATACATTAGTTGCAACGGGATTTTCCATGCAGGTTTTTCTTGATAAAGATGGTAATCTGGAGTGGAATAACCCCGAATTCTACCTAAATTGGAAGAGAAAATGGATAAAGGAAGAGTAA